Proteins from a genomic interval of Brachybacterium vulturis:
- the gcvP gene encoding aminomethyl-transferring glycine dehydrogenase, with protein MTASSAHAHDSFVRRHVGTDPDAQRHMLEVLGYESLDAMLTAAVPSTILLDQGAGPRSIESVVPAGITETAALDELRTFADRNTVHRSLIGLGYHGTHTPAVIQRNVLENPAWYTAYTPYQPEISQGRLEALLTFQTMICDLTGMDISNASTLDEATSAAEAMLLARRSVKRNGNVFLVDADTLPATKTVLQGRADGLGIELREVDFAVDGAPEGEYFGALIQYPGASGRVWDPRDVIAEITSTKALAIVSADLLALTMLASPGSLGADVTVGTSQRFGIPLGFGGPHAGFVAVRKGLERQLPGRLVGVSKDVDGHPAYRLSLQTREQHIRREKATSAITTAQVLLAVMAAMYAVYHGPEGLTRIGRTVADRTASLADLLRRSGFELVGESFFDTLEVRTTGQATEICASLRDAGFLVRTVGDDLVHLSLDETITAADLEKIAAAFAPHAPTPGQELAEVGSGGGWDSLVREDPFLQHPVFSSFRSETAMMRYLRRLADRDFALDRGMIPLGSCTMKLNSATEMAGITWAGFNAVHPLAPREDVRGYLEMITQLETWLADLTGYDTVSLQPNAGSQGEFAGLLAIRAYHASRGESGREVCLVPSSAHGTNAASAVIAGLRVVVVASDSRGNIDLDDLKQKIKDHGDELAAIMITYPSTHGVYEEEVRTVCELVHDAGGQVYVDGANLNALLQVARPGEFGGDVSHLNLHKTFCIPHGGGGPGVGPVAAKSHLAPFLPGHPEMQQEEHPVIGQGSRPHGGPPVSQAPYGSASILPITWTYIRLMGPDGLRHATGAAVLAANYMARRLSESFEILYTGDNDLVAHECIVDLRPFTDRTGITVDDVAKRLIDYGFHAPTMSFPVAGTLMVEPTESEDLAEIDRFVDAMLMIAKEAEEVVAGTWPADDNPLVNSPHTAASIATGEWTHPYSREVAVYPGSWTALEDDSVHDSAQMRIQSKYWPPVRRVEQAFGDRNLVPTWPRD; from the coding sequence ATGACCGCATCGTCTGCGCACGCTCACGATTCCTTCGTCCGCCGCCATGTCGGCACTGATCCCGACGCGCAGCGTCACATGCTCGAGGTCCTGGGCTACGAGTCCCTGGACGCCATGCTCACCGCCGCCGTGCCCAGCACGATCCTGCTGGACCAGGGCGCAGGACCCCGGAGCATCGAGTCCGTGGTGCCCGCCGGCATCACCGAGACCGCCGCGCTCGACGAGCTGCGGACGTTCGCGGACCGCAACACGGTCCACCGCTCCCTGATCGGCCTGGGCTACCACGGCACCCACACCCCCGCGGTGATCCAGCGCAACGTGCTGGAGAACCCTGCCTGGTACACCGCCTACACGCCGTACCAGCCGGAGATCTCCCAGGGCCGCCTCGAGGCGCTGCTGACCTTCCAGACCATGATCTGCGACCTCACCGGGATGGACATCTCCAATGCCTCCACCCTCGACGAGGCGACCTCCGCCGCCGAGGCGATGCTGCTCGCCCGCCGCAGCGTCAAGCGGAACGGCAACGTGTTCCTGGTCGACGCCGACACCCTCCCCGCCACCAAGACGGTGCTGCAGGGCCGGGCCGACGGCCTCGGCATCGAGCTGCGCGAGGTCGACTTCGCCGTCGACGGTGCTCCGGAGGGCGAGTACTTCGGCGCGCTGATCCAGTACCCCGGCGCCTCCGGACGGGTCTGGGATCCGCGCGACGTCATCGCCGAGATCACGTCCACCAAGGCTCTGGCGATCGTCTCCGCCGACCTGCTGGCCCTGACCATGCTCGCCTCGCCCGGCTCCCTCGGCGCGGACGTCACCGTCGGCACCTCGCAGCGCTTCGGCATCCCGCTCGGCTTCGGCGGCCCGCACGCCGGCTTCGTCGCCGTGCGCAAGGGTCTCGAGCGCCAGCTGCCCGGCCGCCTGGTGGGCGTGTCGAAGGATGTCGACGGACATCCCGCGTACCGGCTGTCCCTGCAGACCCGCGAGCAGCACATCCGCCGGGAGAAGGCCACCAGCGCGATCACCACCGCCCAGGTGCTGCTGGCCGTGATGGCGGCGATGTACGCCGTCTACCACGGCCCCGAGGGACTGACCCGGATCGGCCGCACCGTCGCCGATCGCACCGCCTCGCTGGCCGATCTGCTGCGCCGCAGCGGCTTCGAGCTGGTGGGCGAGAGCTTCTTCGACACCCTCGAGGTGCGCACCACCGGCCAGGCCACCGAGATCTGCGCGTCCCTCCGCGACGCCGGGTTCCTCGTGCGCACCGTGGGCGACGACCTGGTGCACCTCTCGCTGGACGAGACCATCACCGCAGCGGACCTCGAGAAGATCGCCGCCGCCTTCGCCCCGCACGCCCCGACCCCGGGCCAGGAGCTGGCCGAGGTCGGCTCGGGCGGCGGCTGGGACTCCCTGGTGCGGGAGGACCCCTTCCTCCAGCACCCGGTGTTCTCCTCCTTCCGCTCCGAGACCGCGATGATGCGCTACCTGCGCCGCCTCGCGGACCGCGACTTCGCGCTGGACCGCGGGATGATCCCGCTGGGCTCGTGCACCATGAAGCTCAACTCCGCCACCGAGATGGCCGGCATCACCTGGGCGGGCTTCAACGCGGTCCATCCGCTCGCGCCCCGCGAGGACGTGAGGGGCTATCTGGAGATGATCACCCAGCTGGAGACCTGGCTCGCGGACCTCACCGGATACGACACCGTCTCCCTGCAGCCCAACGCCGGCTCCCAGGGCGAGTTCGCGGGACTGCTCGCGATCCGCGCCTACCACGCCTCCCGCGGGGAGAGCGGCCGCGAGGTCTGCCTGGTGCCCAGCTCCGCCCATGGCACCAACGCCGCCTCGGCCGTGATCGCCGGGCTGCGGGTGGTGGTGGTCGCCTCCGACTCCCGGGGCAACATCGACCTCGACGACCTGAAGCAGAAGATCAAGGACCACGGCGACGAGCTCGCCGCGATCATGATCACCTACCCCTCCACGCACGGCGTGTACGAGGAGGAGGTGCGCACCGTGTGCGAGCTGGTCCACGATGCCGGCGGCCAGGTGTACGTCGACGGCGCGAACCTCAACGCACTGCTGCAGGTGGCCCGTCCCGGCGAGTTCGGCGGCGACGTCTCCCACCTGAACCTGCACAAGACCTTCTGCATCCCGCACGGCGGCGGCGGCCCAGGGGTCGGCCCGGTGGCGGCGAAGTCGCACCTGGCGCCCTTCCTGCCCGGGCACCCGGAGATGCAGCAGGAGGAGCACCCGGTGATCGGCCAGGGCAGCCGCCCCCATGGCGGCCCGCCGGTCTCGCAGGCTCCCTACGGCTCCGCGTCGATCCTGCCGATCACCTGGACCTACATCCGGCTGATGGGACCGGACGGCCTGCGCCATGCCACCGGTGCCGCCGTGCTCGCGGCGAACTACATGGCCCGCCGCCTCTCCGAGTCCTTCGAGATCCTCTACACGGGGGACAACGACCTGGTGGCCCACGAGTGCATCGTGGACCTGCGCCCCTTCACCGACCGCACCGGGATCACCGTGGACGACGTGGCCAAGCGGCTGATCGACTACGGCTTCCACGCCCCGACCATGTCGTTCCCGGTGGCGGGCACGCTGATGGTGGAGCCGACGGAGTCCGAGGACCTCGCCGAGATCGACCGCTTCGTCGACGCGATGCTGATGATCGCCAAAGAGGCGGAGGAGGTCGTGGCCGGCACCTGGCCGGCGGACGACAACCCGCTGGTCAACTCCCCGCACACCGCCGCCTCGATCGCCACGGGGGAGTGGACCCATCCCTACTCGCGCGAGGTCGCCGTCTACCCCGGCAGCTGGACCGCGCTCGAGGACGACTCCGTCCACGACAGCGCCCAGATGCGGATCCAGTCGAAGTACTGGCCGCCGGTGCGCCGTGTCGAGCAGGCCTTCGGCGACCGCAACCTGGTGCCCACCTGGCCGCGTGACTGA
- the gcvH gene encoding glycine cleavage system protein GcvH, with protein MSAELLYSKDHEWVRVDSEGVAVVGVTDFASEQLGDVVYVDLPEVDDEISAGTEMGEIESTKSVSDLFSPISGTVTEVNQAVVDSPELVNSSPFEEGWLVKVSYEALPDDLMNAADYTAFTQS; from the coding sequence ATGTCCGCAGAACTCCTCTACAGCAAGGACCACGAGTGGGTCCGCGTCGACTCCGAGGGCGTCGCCGTCGTCGGCGTCACCGATTTCGCCTCCGAGCAGCTCGGAGACGTCGTCTACGTGGATCTGCCCGAGGTCGACGACGAGATCAGCGCCGGCACCGAGATGGGCGAGATCGAGTCCACCAAGTCGGTCTCCGATCTCTTCTCGCCGATCTCCGGCACCGTCACCGAGGTCAACCAGGCCGTCGTCGACTCCCCGGAGCTGGTCAACTCCTCGCCCTTCGAGGAGGGCTGGCTGGTCAAGGTCAGCTACGAGGCCCTCCCGGACGACCTGATGAACGCCGCGGACTACACCGCCTTCACCCAGTCCTGA
- the gcvT gene encoding glycine cleavage system aminomethyltransferase GcvT yields MPDQDLRSTALAAVHEALGATFTDFAGWRMPVRYDSDLAEHRAVRESAGIFDLSHMGEIHLRGPQAGDALDHALAGKLSAMSVGRAKYSLLLTEDGGVIDDVITYRLSAEHFLVVANAANAEVDAAELSARAQGFDVEVDDASARTSLIAVQGPASEQILGDALLGSDSGVESLAAADLSGMKNYRFAESTYRGEPMLIARTGYTGEDGFELYVPNELAAGLWEQLTAAGGDRLVPCGLACRDTLRLEAGMPLYGNELGRDLYPAQSGMGRVVALTSKGDFVGRAGIEAADMSDRPVLVGLAADGRRAARAGAQVRDADGHEVGAITSGVLSPTLGHPIAMGFVSASAAEVGTVLVADVRGKDLPVRVVTTPFYSRD; encoded by the coding sequence ATGCCCGACCAGGACCTGCGCAGCACCGCCCTCGCGGCGGTCCACGAGGCGCTCGGCGCGACGTTCACCGACTTCGCCGGCTGGCGCATGCCCGTGCGGTACGACTCCGATCTCGCCGAGCACCGGGCCGTGCGCGAGAGCGCCGGCATCTTCGATCTCAGCCACATGGGCGAGATCCACCTGCGCGGCCCCCAGGCCGGGGACGCCCTGGACCACGCCCTGGCCGGCAAGCTCTCGGCGATGTCCGTGGGGCGCGCGAAGTACTCGCTGCTGCTCACCGAGGACGGCGGTGTGATCGACGACGTCATCACCTACCGGCTCTCCGCGGAGCACTTCCTGGTGGTCGCCAACGCGGCCAACGCCGAGGTCGATGCCGCCGAGCTCAGCGCCCGTGCGCAGGGCTTCGACGTCGAGGTCGACGACGCCTCCGCCCGCACCTCGCTGATCGCCGTGCAGGGTCCGGCGAGCGAGCAGATCCTGGGCGACGCACTGCTCGGCAGCGACAGCGGGGTCGAGTCCCTGGCTGCCGCGGACCTCAGCGGGATGAAGAACTACCGCTTCGCCGAGAGCACCTATCGCGGGGAGCCGATGCTGATCGCCCGCACCGGCTACACCGGTGAGGACGGCTTCGAGCTGTACGTCCCGAACGAGCTCGCCGCCGGGCTCTGGGAGCAGCTGACCGCAGCCGGCGGCGACCGCCTGGTCCCGTGCGGACTCGCCTGCCGCGACACCCTGCGCCTCGAGGCCGGGATGCCGCTGTACGGCAACGAGCTGGGCCGCGACCTGTACCCCGCCCAGTCGGGCATGGGCCGCGTGGTCGCGCTGACGTCCAAGGGCGACTTCGTCGGCCGCGCCGGCATCGAGGCCGCGGACATGTCCGACCGCCCGGTCCTGGTGGGCCTGGCCGCCGACGGCCGTCGGGCCGCGCGGGCCGGTGCCCAGGTGCGCGATGCGGACGGACACGAGGTCGGAGCGATCACCTCCGGTGTCCTGTCCCCGACCCTCGGCCACCCCATCGCGATGGGCTTCGTGTCCGCGAGCGCCGCCGAGGTCGGCACCGTTCTGGTGGCCGACGTGCGCGGCAAGGACCTCCCGGTGCGCGTCGTGACGACGCCGTTCTACTCCCGCGACTGA
- a CDS encoding GNAT family N-acetyltransferase, with translation MTKEGTTEWPVRIHSPRLVIRPPGDDDRGSVIRLMTDPVTREYLGGAVDYASRQALELSPLGLTWGRWVLALAEDDIMIGSITLGYDRGELELSYALLPEWTGMGYAAESCIALLGWARNELEDEQVIAITQTRNKRSVALLRKLGFTVRKGLEEFGAQQLLLERALHDPLPEHAQPLQTAADPPPPTRR, from the coding sequence GTGACAAAGGAAGGCACCACGGAGTGGCCGGTACGGATCCACAGCCCGCGGCTGGTGATCCGGCCGCCGGGCGATGACGATCGCGGATCGGTCATCCGGCTGATGACCGATCCGGTGACCCGTGAATACCTCGGCGGTGCCGTGGACTATGCGTCCCGGCAGGCGCTGGAGCTCTCGCCGCTGGGCCTGACCTGGGGGCGCTGGGTGCTCGCCCTCGCCGAGGACGACATCATGATCGGCTCGATCACCCTCGGCTACGACCGCGGGGAGCTCGAGCTCTCCTATGCGCTGCTCCCGGAGTGGACCGGCATGGGGTATGCGGCGGAGTCGTGCATCGCCCTGCTCGGCTGGGCACGCAACGAGCTCGAGGACGAGCAGGTCATCGCCATCACCCAGACCCGCAACAAGCGCAGCGTGGCCCTGCTGCGCAAGCTCGGGTTCACCGTGCGCAAGGGGCTCGAGGAGTTCGGCGCCCAGCAGCTGCTGCTGGAGCGTGCTCTGCACGATCCGCTGCCGGAGCACGCCCAGCCTCTGCAGACCGCGGCCGATCCGCCGCCTCCGACCCGGCGCTGA